The proteins below come from a single Metarhizium brunneum chromosome 1, complete sequence genomic window:
- the ALP1 gene encoding Basic amino-acid permease, protein MADEKTPRASNEPATEKKGAEDVEAGQSGLTRSLQGRHLQFIAIGATFGTGLFLGTGAALAKAGPASLLIGFVFIGLVVYSVMVALGEMAAYMPVAGAFTVYASRFVDPTLGFAMGWIYWFSWSITFGLELTAAGLIIQYWTQAVNIGVWIAIFWVIFTAVNFFPVRYFGEMEMWFSSIKVVTVIGFIIFGMCINAGAGDQGYIGFRYWTYPGAFAEYVVSGASGKFVGFWSVLITAGFSYQGSELVGIGAGETENPRKAIPQAIRWTFWGNFVLFVGTVFFIGINIPYDNADLQSTAQNASASPLVIVAKLAGVQVLPDIINAVLLTAVLSAASSDVYSSTRILYALADEGLAPAVFKRTNRYGTPYWSVAFCSLLGLLAFLNLSQSGETVFTWLLNITAVAGFIVWALINACHLRFMKVLQSRGQPRSSLPYVAPFQPYLSWFGLFFNILILLTSGFTVFIKWNTSDFFVNYVSILLFIVLYLGHKVVFRTKMIKIEDIDLTMGRTEI, encoded by the coding sequence ATGGCCGACGAAAAGACCCCGCGAGCCAGCAATGAGCCGGcgacggagaagaagggcgcaGAGGATGTAGAGGCGGGCCAGTCGGGCCTGACGCGATCTTTGCAGGGTCGTCATTTGCAGTTCATCGCCATTGGTGCTACCTTTGGCACTGGCTTGTTCCTCGGAACCGGTGCTGCCCTAGCCAAGGCCGGTCCGGCTTCGCTACTCATCGGCTTCGTCTTCATTGGTCTCGTCGTTTACTCCGTCATGGTTGCCCTCGGTGAGATGGCTGCCTACATGcctgttgctggtgcctTCACTGTCTATGCGAGCCGCTTTGTTGATCCTACCTTGGGCTTTGCCATGGGCTGGATCTACTGGTTCAGCTGGTCCATTACCTTTGGTCTCGAACTTACAGCTGCCGGTCTCATCATCCAATACTGGACGCAGGCTGTCAACATTGGTGTCTGGATTGCCATCTTCTGGGTCATCTTCACTGCTGTCAACTTCTTCCCCGTCAGGTACTTTGGTGAGATGGAAATGTGGTTCTCTAGCATCAAGGTCGTGACCGTGATTGGTTTCATCATCTTCGGCATGTGTATTAATGCCGGCGCTGGAGACCAGGGCTATATTGGCTTCAGGTACTGGACGTATCCTGGTGCCTTTGCAGAGTACGTCGTGTCGGGCGCCTCTGGCAAGTTTGTCGGCTTCTGGTCCGTCCTGATCACGGCTGGCTTCAGCTACCAGGGATCCGAGCTTGTCGGTATTGGTGCTGGCGAGACCGAGAATCCTCGCAAGGCCATTCCCCAGGCTATACGGTGGACTTTCTGGGGCAATttcgtcctcttcgttggcaccgtcttcttcatcggaATCAACATTCCCTATGACAACGCCGACTTGCAGAGCACGGCTCAGAATGCCTCTGCCTCGCCTCTCGTCATTGTTGCCAAGCTTGCCGGCGTCCAGGTCCTTCCCGATATCATCAATGCCGTCTTGTTGACTGCCGTGCTTTCGGCCGCTAGCTCCGACGTTTATTCCAGCACTCGCATTTTGTACGCCCTTGCTGACGAAGGCCTGGCCCCGGCCGTCTTCAAGAGGACCAACCGATACGGCACCCCGTACTGGTCCGTCGCCTTCTGCTCACTGCTCGGTTTGCTCGCCTTCCTCAACTTGTCGCAGAGTGGCGAGACTGTTTTTACCTGGCTCTTGAACATCACAGCTGTTGCTGGTTTTATCGTATGGGCTCTCATCAACGCCTGCCATTTGCGTTTCATGAAGGTTCTTCAAAGTCGCGGACAGCCTCGCTCGTCGCTACCCTATGTTGCTCCATTCCAGCCTTATTTGTCCTGGTTCGGTCTGTTCTTCAACATTTTGATCCTCTTGACCAGTGGATTCACCGTCTTCATCAAGTGGAACACGAGCGACTTTTTTGTCAATTACGTCAGTATCCTGCTCTTCATTGTCTTGTACCTTGGTCACAAGGTTGTGTTCCGCACCAAGATGATCAAGATTGAGGATATTGACCTCACTATGGGGCGTACCGAGATTTAA